The Schistocerca gregaria isolate iqSchGreg1 chromosome 2, iqSchGreg1.2, whole genome shotgun sequence genome contains the following window.
cgtctccatgaagctgggctacggtcccgcacaccgttaggccgtcttccgctcacgccccaacatcgtgcagcccgcctccagtggtgtcgcgacaggcgtgaatggagggacgaatggagacgtgtcgtattcagcgatgagagtcgcttctgccttggtgccaatgatggtcgtatgcgtgtttggcaccatgtaggtgagcgccacaatcaggactgcatacgaccgaggcacaaagggccaacacccggcatcatggtgtggggagcgatctcctacactggccgtacacctctggtgatcgtcgaggggacactgaatagtgcatggtacatccaaaccgtcatcgaacccatcgttctaccattcctagaccggcaagggaacttgctgttccaacaggacaatgcacgtccacatgtatcctgtgccacccaatgtgctctagaaggtgtaagtcaactaccctggccagcaagatctccggatctgtcccccattgagcatgtttgggactggatgaagcgtcgtctcacgcggtctgcacgtccagcacgaacgctggtccaactgaggcgccaggtggaaatggcatggctagccgttccacaggactacatccagcatctctacgatcgtctccatgggagaatagcagcctgcattgctgcgaaaggtggatatacactgtactagtgccgacattgtgcatgctctgttgcctgtgtctatgtgcctgtggttctgtcagtgtgatcatgtgatgtatctgaccccaggaatgtgtcaataaagtttccccttcctgggacaatgaattcaaggtgttcttatttcaatttccaggagtgtatttgtcttcaCTGGGGCCACCCCTGTCCGTAATCCATTCTGTGTCCTCCATGTCTTCCAGTTTGTGCTGAATCCGCCGGGCCTTTCCTGTGCAGGTGGATAATCAGCTGGTGGTCATTCTATTAATTATCGTGGCTATGAATCGTTCACTGGATTTCAATCGCCTGGATTTACACTTACTGCCAAAAAGGGGATGTCGATCGTTAATAGTTCTTCTGAGCCTCTCTGTGAATTCATGTGATGTTCTCCCAGAGCTGGgattcgcaaacgccgctgctctacaTAGTTTTGGTAGGGAAGCAGGTTTTATGCATCCTGTTGTTAatcgacatgtttcattaagacATAAGTCGACCTTCTTTGCATGGTCTTGATCTGGACCATACTGGGCAACCACACATGGCTGTAGAGAAGCATAAGGCTTGTGCAGTGGTTCTTGATATGGAAGGTTTACCAACCCATTTGCTGTTagctaatttctgcagaacataatttCTGTCAGTTACCTCTTGTCGCGCCTTTTCGCAATGGTACCTGGATGTCAGATCTACCGAGCACCACGCCCTGGTAAATTGGTTTTTCGGTATGCTCCAGTGTAATATTATTCCAAGAGACGATAAGTTTACGGTTAGCTAGCCAGGATCGAAGGTAGAAGGCGCTGACTTGTGTTTTGGACGGGTTTAGCTTAAGAAAATTGTTTTTATAATACTCTGTCATTTCTCTAAGAGCCTTCTCCAGCTTCTGTTCTACATACTCAAAGGTCCTCCTCCGTGCTGTAATTGCCAGGTCATccgcatacagaaaatgttttgtatGTTTAGGCATCGGTTAGtcgttggagccggccgcggtggtctcgcggttctaggcgcgcagtcaggaaccgtgcgactgctacggtcgcaggttcgaatcctgcctcgggcatggatgtgtgtgatgtccttaggtcagttaggtttaagtagttctaagttctaggggactaatgaccacagcagttgagtcccatagtgctcagagccatttgaaccatttttttagtcgtTGGTGTATGCTTCCTTGGGCCAGACCATTTTTCTGGTTTCTCCGTCTGATCTTTTTTCTATCAGGGACAACATAAAATTGTCTATTTTGTAATAGAGACTTGATAATCTTAATAAATTTATAGTCTCTTAGTTCATTATAGAGCTTCTGAAGCAGCAGCATAAGAATTACAAAAAGAGCTCTGAACCAGACACGTTCGTGATAGTGCATCTCGTAAGATAATGAGGGAACAAGGCTTAAGTTAAGTAGCTCAGATTTTCATCAAAGCACAACGGTTGGATGAACGCTTGCGATATGGTATACAACAGGAAACCCATACCTCAAACAGTAGAGTGACATGAATACTAGGCAGGGCATCAACAGAGATGGCAATGGTATTCTTGATAAGTTGCCAATTGATTTGCTTATCCCTGGATACAACAACTGTGGACCTGGAGTGAAGCTGAAAAAGCGTCTGGCTTATAGGGATGAGGCAACACTTACAAGGAGCACAATGTTGTGTATGTTGCAAGTTAAAGTTACATCTTTCCATCGTACCACCATACAACAGGAAATTTTGACGGAAAGTAGCATAGACGAGCTAGTTTTTATTCCCTGAATCAGACTTATTCATCGTAATTTACCATTttattttaaacatgcacatttccTGGTGAGCTTATGTTAAGCTCAGACCACAAACTAAACATAAGGTCAGATAATGTGTGTTGTGGGTATGGATCTTAGTGTCAACTTTTTGCACGGCCAACTCTTTGTGGCTCTCTCCTATATTATTGAAGCAAATAAGCTTTTTGTTCATGTCCCCAGTCGTACTACTTCAGACACTGTGTACAGTGAAGCTTTATAAGTTAAAAATAAATTCCACTCATACAAAAGTCTTGGGCACAGCTATAAGTAGATACTCTGGTAACACCAGCTATTTCAGGTAGTTTAATATGATACTGAATGAATCTTGAAGACCTGAACTCCCCAACAAAAGGCTTTTTCTGTTTGAAAGCAAAAGCATTTGTATCCTGCCAGCTACACAAACTTTGTAGAACGATTaacataaaaaatcaaaattatattatgtttaaaaattcgTGTTACTTAGGACTGAATGAGTGGTACGTTTCAATACAATATCACTTTGACTGACTTATTACAGATTTCTTTCTATTGAATTACGTGTTACACTCGAAAATTGTGATTCATAAGTTCCATATCCTACAGAATATTTGTTTACAGTACTTTATATCTAAATATTAAAACTAAAATTACTCTTACCTTCTAATGAGATGGACTATACTAGTTCATATTCCATGGAAAGAATTTATGACATACATTCACTCGCACATACATTTCAGAGTAATGCTCATTTATTGTACTCCATACTTGATGTACAATCGACCACTACCTCTCCATGATATGAGCAAGTTGGTAGACCTCCCATGTCAGAATTTCCATAAAACTCTGACTTGTAAACTGTGTCGTGTTCTAAAATGCACTAATATGATGAAGTCTACAACCCAAATGATTTGTGGAGAAATACACACCAGTATAAATGAAGTGTAACTACAGAAGTTCAGGGTTTTGTGTGTCAAGCAAGAATGTAGTTTGTGGATGAACCATAAACAGTCCACACATTTCCCAAACTCAACCCATACATCTGAAAACTCTCCAGTGCTATGTTTTTGATTGAGTCACATAAATAAAAAGGTATTGGCATTTCGTTTTTTACAAGAAGGTTTATTGTATCTTCTTGCACTTACAAATCAGTATCACAGTTTTACAATACATAATGAATGCTTCAGTGTAAAACAATTCAATTTTGTAAGCAAACACATATTTAACATAAAAGTGAGACACTGCATTCATCGCTCAGTTTTCGGTCTCTTGGCAATCCACTCTTTAATAGCTGGTATTTCAAGTACGGTATTCTTGAGTGCAGAAAGGTTTGAATAATCTTTTGTTATGTCAAATCCAATCATGAACTTGAGGAGGTCGAGCAGTGATACAAAATAGAGGTCTGCCCACGAGAGCTGAAACCAAGTCCTTCACATTAACATACAAACAGAAAATTCCTCAGTTCTTAAAAGGTGTACAACATTGATGTGTATGAAGTCAGTCTACaacatagtgtcagtattgctatCTACTTTAAAAAGTAAAAGTATTAAAATAAGTTAAAAATGCTACAAAAATGTTGCCATTTCGTTTGCGAATAATTGATTCCACTGTGTGTGGATAAACTACCAAATACAACAATTTTCGTCATCATATATTTTAACACTGCTGATTACTATCCAACTGCATTATTTAAAAGGATATCTCAACTTATTTCAGTATCCATAGggcataaatttcaatttgtttcAGCTTACCTTGCCATTTGCTAGATAACCTCCATTTTCCTTCACCAACTTATCAAGTCTTGGCAACAAAAACGGTAAGCTTTCATTTATGACTGctgctttcttcttttcctttaagGCTTCGTCTGTCTCGTATGCAGGACTCACTATTTCTACAAGCAGaagtaaatattaaaataatatatgGACAGACACTTCGCGATTTTTAACTTAAAAATTATtaaactaatttaaaaaataatatctcAGTACAAACGAGGATATTTTAGATGAACATCATCCCATTTATTAATCAAACACTTCTTTAAAATTACAGCCTAGCTGTGACGTATACTTTATATTTGACAAATATATGTCTTCAGACAATTTCAAATAAGGCACTCTAAAAAGGGAACTATgatgttacattttttatttatgtttacttGTGCTTAATATCGGTTGTCAGTGGCGATTTTCCATATCATGTAGTGAAATGTAAATAAAGAAAGGCAAAATCTTTCAGTGAATGTAAACATTAAACTTACTCATTCTTATGTCTGATACTGTATCAACAGCCATATCAATCTGGAGATCTTCCCAGTCGTTAGCCCCAGACAGGCCCACTTGCTTGCCTAAGTAACGGCAAATAGCAATAGACTGGCAGACCTTCTTCCCATCAATTTCAAGAACTGGAACTTGCCCGAAAGGCATTGCTTGacaaagaacagaaaaatattAGCAACATTTCTAGTATAAGTAAAGTGCAGCTTTCTCTTGTAATCCTTTTTGTAcaacaaaataatttctgaatgtggTGTATCAACTAAAGCTAATGTGCTAAGGTTTTACTTTAGTATTCTTAATGGAGAAAATCGCCAATCTTACGTGTGAGCAGTGGAACTCAAACCTGACATTGTTCATATGAGACACCACAACAGCAGTAGTGAAAATCATTGTGCTTCAGAAAAATACTGTCTGCTCAAGTGAATCATTTGTATCAGTATCTAAAACTTACAATgacgagctaaaacattatgacccatATCCATCGCGAAATTGAAAGTCGCCTTGTGACGTTACGAACACCTGACGCAGTACTGTATATATATACGCAGGAGAGACGAATGAGGAATTATTCTAGCGACAATGGGGAAATCCACAGCCATAGGTGActatgacaaagggcagattgttatggcctggcGCCTGTGAACGTCTTCTCAGAAGTGGCGAAATGGTTggctgttcatgtgctactgtctaaacgcagtggttcccaacagggggtctgcgagctatgccagaggggtccgcaagatgctttTGGAATAAAATATATACTAAGTATATTTCGTatgattacagattttttgttttggccgcttcctgcgaagagcagagctttagcgaacgctaacttctacgtctagcgtcttcctagagccaactgacattaGCACACACTAGTGCAAAACTAGAATTGGATAGAggaaaatagttctgctgtatgccgttagactgcgcgcgctgcctgttagcagctgacaactgacagtcactttacacagaaactcgcatttcagacgacaatcggccattgttaatttattgccaatgctttcacagaccgtgttgtttacatattcagtattctgtattaaaacagtagtgtttcaAAAGCGTTGTTTTTCGCGGAAGCCACAGTTGGCATAATTAAAAAGAGACCGTTCGTTAAAAAGTGGTACGCTAAAACAAAAAaggcctacagatgaagaggaaaataatgcatttgatgttcaagcaagtaagtcactcagttttaatttttttcttgtcattctcagttcatactcaattttttttaAGGGGTTTGTGATagaaaacacccagatttgaagagaaagatttggagcaataatcaaaaatttaacaatagcaATGATggttaaattgaaaaagttttgagttcaatattttttcaataatgaatatgccaatgttttttctaagtagcaaaaatagaaaacgtataaagacTCAATTTGGCTTTTTCTTTGGTACTTGATACTATGATATGACAAGGtatcaatcatgctcgatgagggggtcctcgaggaaaatttgttgggaacccctggtctaaAGCATCTATGGAAACTAACTGAATGATGGTGAATCCACGAGTAGGCGACTTGGTGTTGGACAAAGTGGCCTCACCACAGACTATGGAGACGGAGGCTTGCCCATTGTGTAAACCAGGATAGGCGGCGATTTGTGGCGGATTTGACGACTGAGGACAATACCAGACCAGGTACAAGTGCTTTGGAGAGTACCCCTTAGCGCCTGTTGCTGAACATGGTGCTCCAAAACGGGCGCCTCCTATGCACTACTACATTGACATTATGACACTGTCAGTTACCACTGCAGTGGGAATAGAATCATTGAGATTGGACAATGGATCAATGGAAAAGTTCGTCTGTAGGCATGAATCATATTACTTCTTAGATCAGGTAGATGACTGCGTCCAGATACGGCGTCAACCAGGAGAACAGCTGTTCGAG
Protein-coding sequences here:
- the LOC126336693 gene encoding glutathione S-transferase-like, encoding MAPKYKLTYFPIMGLAEPIRFLLSYGKIEFEDERCDKDKWQSLKESMPFGQVPVLEIDGKKVCQSIAICRYLGKQVGLSGANDWEDLQIDMAVDTVSDIRMKIVSPAYETDEALKEKKKAAVINESLPFLLPRLDKLVKENGGYLANGKLSWADLYFVSLLDLLKFMIGFDITKDYSNLSALKNTVLEIPAIKEWIAKRPKTER